The following is a genomic window from Desulforhopalus sp..
TCTCCCTCGCGGGCGATGGCGGTGGAGAAGAAGTACTTCAGCTCGTAGATGCCCTGCGGGGTATGCACGTACTTATTGGAGGTGACCCGGCTGACCGTCGATTCGTGCATCTCGATGTCGTCGGCGACGTCTTTGAGGATGAGTGGTTTGAGATAGGCGGAGCCGCGCTCGAAGAAATCGTATTGGAAGCGGAGGATGCTTTCCATGACCTTGTAGATGGTCCGCTGCCGCTGGTACAGAGACTTGATGAACCAGTCGGCGTTTTTCAGTTTATCCTGGATGTACTGGCGTGACTCCTTGGCAAGGTTGTTCTCTTTTTTCAGTAACTCCTGGTACAGAGATGACAGTTTGAGCCGGGGAATGTCATCTTCGTTCAATTGGATGACATATTCGCCGTCGATCTTCCGGACGTATACATCCGGGACGACATAATTGGTGGTATCGGTGGCATATGGCAGGCCGGGAAAGGGGGTAAGTTCGGCGATGATGTACTTTATCGCCCGCTCCAGTTCCGGCTTCTTTTTTCCGGTTTCCTTGGCAAGCGCTTTGTAGTTGCGGGTTTCAAGAAGCGGCAGGTGGTGCAGGACGATCTCGGCGGCAAGGCTGTCCCCTTTGCCCAGCCGCTCCAGTTGCAGGTACAGGGACTCGCTGACATTGCGTGCGGCAATTCCCGGCGGGTCAAGCTCCTGGACAACCTCAAGAATATATTCGGCGTCGTCCTTTTCACAGCCGGTTTCGGCGATGACCTTGTCGAGATCGACCTCAAGAAAGCCGTAGCGGTTGAGATTGCCGACGATAAACTGGGCGATTTCCCACTCCTTGGCATCGAGGTTGCTGTGCGCCAATTGCCAGTGCAGGTAGGCGGATAGGCCAGGCTTTTCAGAAATGAAATCAAACTGCGAAGGGGCGTCGGCCGGCGGGGTTTCCTGGGAAAAGGAAAAGTTGGAATCAAAATTATTGGAGTAGTCGTCCCAGTTTGTTTCAGCAAGGTTGTCGGCAACCTTGATAGTCTCGGTAATCTCCGGTTCTGGGGCGGGGCCGATGAGCTGTTCGGTGGTTGTGGATAAGGAGAAGTTGCTTTCCGGGGCATCCGGTGTCGAAAAATCTTCTTCGAGGGCAGGATTTTGTTCGATTTCCGCCTGGAGGGCGTCTGAGAGTTCGAGCCTGTTCAATTGTAAGAGTTTTATGGCTTGCCGCAGCTGCTGCGTCATCACCAATTTCTGAGCAAGCTTGAGCTGTTGTCTGAGTTCGAGGGCCATAAACAATCACATGCGAAAATTTTCCCCGAGATACATTTTCCGGGCCACTTCACTCTCTATGATATCGTCAGCGACACCGCTGGTCAAAACTTGCCCTGCGTTCATGATATAGGCAAAGTCACAGACCTGTAAAGTTTCTCGGACATTATGGTCGGAAATCAGAATGCCCAGCCCTTTCTCTTTCAATTTGAAGATGATC
Proteins encoded in this region:
- the rpoN gene encoding RNA polymerase factor sigma-54 encodes the protein MALELRQQLKLAQKLVMTQQLRQAIKLLQLNRLELSDALQAEIEQNPALEEDFSTPDAPESNFSLSTTTEQLIGPAPEPEITETIKVADNLAETNWDDYSNNFDSNFSFSQETPPADAPSQFDFISEKPGLSAYLHWQLAHSNLDAKEWEIAQFIVGNLNRYGFLEVDLDKVIAETGCEKDDAEYILEVVQELDPPGIAARNVSESLYLQLERLGKGDSLAAEIVLHHLPLLETRNYKALAKETGKKKPELERAIKYIIAELTPFPGLPYATDTTNYVVPDVYVRKIDGEYVIQLNEDDIPRLKLSSLYQELLKKENNLAKESRQYIQDKLKNADWFIKSLYQRQRTIYKVMESILRFQYDFFERGSAYLKPLILKDVADDIEMHESTVSRVTSNKYVHTPQGIYELKYFFSTAIAREGEDDMAAESIKTRIRKMIQEEDRNDPLSDNAISERLAEENIKIARRTVAKYREQLKILPVKHRRHNK